In Candidatus Dormiibacterota bacterium, one DNA window encodes the following:
- the hemC gene encoding hydroxymethylbilane synthase has protein sequence MRLRLATRGSTLAMIQARFAADALVQRYPEHEFVLAPLTTHGDRHPSMRLSDSPREGVFVKELEQALLDGRAELAVHSAKDLPTLATPGLVLAAFLPRVDARDALIARAPATLSELAPGSRIGTGSPRRAAQIAAVRPDLRAVEIRGNVDTRLRRLGEGAVDALILAVAGLERLGRLGEAHELLSFDVMLPAPGQGALVLQAIHGSEADRLAQDIDDAPTRRAVEAERALLRRLGGGCLSAVGAYALVEGDELALEAVVLDAAGHTVIRARARGRDDAGVVDEVAGRLEAQGAARLLTRPEGSLAGLRIMVTRADHQAAALADALTAYGAEAVMCPVIAIGPIAVDPALLQDLGRYDWLVLTSANGVDRFRELLREAGRDFPAQMKVAAIGPETAARAAEAGMTAALVPPRFIAEDLADALAAATAPGARILLARAAGARDVLPEQLRARGAQIDVLETYRAVPPAGVGPRLAACLPGVDMITFTSSSTVRHFVDAMPGALSDEVRIACIGPITAQTARDLGLRVDIIAQEYTTRGLVDAIVRSRTPIPA, from the coding sequence ATGAGACTGCGGCTGGCGACGAGAGGGAGCACGCTGGCGATGATCCAGGCGCGCTTCGCGGCGGATGCGCTCGTCCAACGCTACCCCGAGCACGAGTTCGTGCTGGCACCGCTGACGACCCATGGCGATCGTCACCCATCGATGCGGCTCAGTGACTCACCGCGGGAGGGCGTGTTCGTGAAGGAGTTGGAGCAGGCGCTACTCGATGGTCGGGCGGAGCTCGCGGTCCATTCGGCGAAGGACCTCCCGACGCTGGCGACGCCGGGGTTGGTGCTCGCTGCCTTTCTCCCCCGCGTGGACGCTCGTGACGCCCTGATCGCCCGCGCGCCGGCGACGCTCTCCGAGCTCGCACCGGGGTCGCGGATCGGTACGGGGAGCCCGCGCCGAGCCGCGCAGATCGCCGCCGTCCGTCCGGATCTGCGAGCGGTCGAGATCCGCGGCAACGTCGACACGCGCCTCCGCCGGCTGGGCGAAGGCGCCGTCGACGCGCTGATTCTCGCGGTGGCGGGCCTGGAACGGCTGGGCCGGCTGGGCGAGGCGCACGAGCTGTTGTCTTTCGACGTCATGTTGCCCGCCCCCGGTCAAGGGGCCCTGGTTTTGCAGGCCATCCACGGCAGCGAGGCGGACAGGCTCGCCCAGGATATCGACGATGCGCCGACCCGGCGCGCGGTCGAAGCCGAGCGGGCACTGCTGCGTCGACTCGGCGGCGGATGCCTGTCGGCAGTGGGTGCGTACGCGCTCGTCGAGGGCGACGAGCTTGCGCTCGAGGCGGTGGTGCTCGACGCGGCCGGCCACACGGTCATCAGGGCACGAGCTCGTGGCCGGGACGATGCCGGTGTCGTCGACGAGGTGGCGGGCCGCCTCGAGGCGCAGGGCGCCGCCCGACTCCTGACGCGCCCGGAAGGTTCGCTCGCGGGGTTGCGCATCATGGTGACCCGCGCTGATCACCAGGCGGCGGCACTGGCGGACGCGCTGACGGCGTATGGTGCGGAGGCGGTCATGTGCCCCGTGATCGCGATCGGGCCGATCGCGGTGGACCCAGCGTTGCTCCAGGATCTCGGTCGCTACGACTGGCTCGTGCTGACCAGCGCCAACGGGGTGGACCGGTTCCGCGAGCTGCTGCGCGAGGCCGGTCGCGATTTTCCTGCGCAGATGAAGGTGGCAGCGATCGGACCTGAAACGGCGGCGCGCGCCGCGGAGGCCGGTATGACGGCGGCGCTTGTGCCGCCCCGGTTCATCGCGGAAGATCTCGCGGATGCTCTCGCCGCTGCGACCGCACCCGGCGCCCGCATCCTGCTGGCACGAGCGGCCGGTGCACGAGACGTCCTTCCCGAGCAGCTCCGCGCCCGCGGCGCACAGATCGATGTCCTCGAGACCTATCGGGCGGTCCCACCCGCGGGCGTGGGACCACGGCTCGCCGCCTGCTTGCCGGGCGTCGACATGATCACCTTTACGAGCTCCTCGACCGTGCGCCACTTCGTCGATGCGATGCCGGGAGCCTTGTCCGACGAAGTCAGGATCGCTTGCATCGGTCCGATCACGGCGCAGACCGCCCGCGATCTCGGGCTGCGGGTTGATATCATCGCGCAGGAGTACACGACGCGCGGACTTGTCGACGCCATCGTGCGCAGCCGGACTCCAATTCCAGCATGA
- the xylB gene encoding xylulokinase, which translates to MLLLGLDIGTDAAHAVAIDETGAVVASASREYATRSPRPGWIEGDPADWWRAALQVLSRVAADERGQIGAVGLAGHHGSVFVDAAGAPVRPAILGGDRRAASQAGRIRERIGAQRVIEITGSPALADHQAAIILWLRDVEPVQFRHTRRVLLPKDHARLMLTGEAATDVSDAAGTLLMDFRRRTWAHEMLDSLEIPPEWMPLVHSSLEIAGGLRPSIARELGLPPGLPVAAGASETAAAAVSKGIVTTGLIGSSIDSSGLLIAPTADAIIDPGGQLQTACDPSPQRYDLMGTVPSAGASLRWWRDVLGQRLDYEELCAQAETVPAGADGLFFVPHIDGKGAARHDAVARGAFVGLRAHHTPADLTRGLMEGVIFRLRDRLDVMRGLGIEAQQVRATGGGARSRLWRQMQADIFAVPVAAMASVPNPAVGAALLAGVATGVFADVAAAGATVARLGSVLEPDPERTARYEQLYRTFWALDPAIREPAAPRPT; encoded by the coding sequence GTGCTGCTGCTCGGTCTCGACATCGGGACCGACGCCGCCCACGCCGTCGCCATCGATGAGACCGGGGCCGTCGTCGCATCGGCGTCTCGCGAATATGCGACCCGCTCCCCGCGACCCGGTTGGATCGAAGGAGACCCCGCGGATTGGTGGCGCGCCGCGCTGCAGGTGCTGAGCCGTGTTGCCGCCGACGAGCGTGGACAGATCGGCGCCGTCGGATTGGCCGGACACCACGGCTCCGTCTTCGTCGATGCCGCTGGTGCGCCGGTTCGGCCGGCGATCCTCGGCGGCGACCGGCGCGCCGCTTCGCAGGCGGGGCGGATCCGCGAACGCATCGGCGCCCAGCGCGTGATCGAGATCACCGGCAGCCCGGCACTCGCCGACCACCAGGCGGCCATCATCCTCTGGCTGCGCGATGTCGAGCCGGTGCAGTTCCGGCACACCCGGCGGGTGCTGCTGCCAAAGGATCATGCCCGGTTGATGCTGACCGGCGAGGCGGCCACCGATGTCAGTGACGCGGCCGGGACACTGCTCATGGATTTCCGCCGCCGGACCTGGGCGCACGAGATGCTCGACTCGCTCGAGATCCCGCCCGAGTGGATGCCCCTCGTCCACTCAAGCCTCGAGATTGCCGGCGGCCTGCGCCCCTCCATTGCTCGTGAACTCGGCCTTCCGCCCGGACTTCCCGTGGCCGCCGGGGCGAGTGAGACCGCTGCGGCAGCAGTCAGCAAGGGCATCGTGACGACCGGGCTCATCGGCTCCTCGATCGACAGCAGCGGCTTGCTGATCGCCCCGACGGCCGACGCGATCATCGATCCGGGTGGCCAGCTGCAGACCGCCTGCGATCCATCGCCGCAGCGCTATGACCTGATGGGGACGGTCCCGTCCGCCGGCGCCTCGCTGCGCTGGTGGCGCGACGTCCTCGGGCAGCGCCTCGACTATGAAGAGCTTTGCGCCCAGGCCGAGACGGTCCCCGCCGGCGCGGACGGTCTCTTTTTCGTCCCACATATCGATGGCAAGGGCGCGGCGCGCCACGATGCCGTCGCGCGCGGCGCATTCGTCGGACTGCGGGCGCATCACACGCCGGCCGATCTTACGCGAGGGCTGATGGAAGGCGTGATCTTCAGGCTTCGAGATCGGCTCGATGTCATGCGTGGGCTCGGGATCGAAGCGCAGCAGGTTCGCGCCACGGGCGGCGGGGCCCGCAGCCGGCTCTGGCGGCAGATGCAGGCCGATATCTTCGCGGTCCCGGTCGCAGCGATGGCCTCGGTGCCGAATCCGGCGGTGGGTGCGGCCCTGCTCGCCGGCGTCGCCACCGGAGTATTCGCCGATGTGGCGGCCGCCGGCGCAACCGTCGCACGGCTCGGCAGCGTGCTCGAGCCCGATCCCGAGCGGACAGCGCGCTACGAACAGCTCTACCGTACGTTCTGGGCGCTCGACCCGGCCATCAGGGAACCAGCCGCGCCGCGGCCAACGTAG
- a CDS encoding peptidylprolyl isomerase: MSQVPRRVPQLLATLAILAVAMIAFSVYVGRNAGGSPGTNPTPTPSPSVSAAAAACGSLNFGPALTAMAGNAGKHTYSAAPPLTINTAHHYLVTIITTKGTIALCLDPKLAPNTVNNFVFLTRNQFYDGLKFHRVEASFVIQGGDPLGTGAGGPGYKFADEPVIGEYTAGAVAMANSGANTNGSQFFICTVDDSKKLAKSYNLFGYVQTGMDVVLKIAVGDTMTSVTVQEETG; encoded by the coding sequence ATGAGCCAGGTTCCACGGCGGGTCCCGCAACTGCTGGCGACGCTGGCCATCCTCGCGGTCGCTATGATTGCGTTCTCTGTCTATGTGGGACGCAATGCCGGCGGCAGCCCAGGCACCAACCCGACGCCGACGCCGAGCCCGAGCGTGAGCGCGGCCGCGGCCGCCTGCGGTTCGTTGAACTTCGGACCCGCGCTGACCGCGATGGCCGGCAACGCCGGCAAGCACACCTATAGCGCGGCGCCGCCCCTGACGATCAACACCGCCCACCACTACCTCGTCACGATAATTACCACCAAAGGGACGATCGCCCTCTGTCTCGACCCCAAACTCGCCCCCAACACGGTCAACAACTTCGTGTTCTTGACCCGCAACCAGTTTTACGACGGCCTGAAGTTCCACCGTGTCGAAGCCAGCTTTGTCATCCAGGGTGGCGACCCGCTGGGTACAGGCGCCGGTGGCCCGGGTTACAAATTCGCCGATGAGCCCGTGATCGGCGAGTACACCGCCGGCGCCGTGGCGATGGCCAATTCCGGGGCGAACACGAACGGCAGCCAGTTCTTCATCTGCACCGTCGACGACTCCAAAAAGCTCGCCAAAAGCTACAACCTGTTCGGCTACGTGCAAACCGGCATGGACGTCGTCCTCAAGATCGCGGTCGGCGACACAATGACGTCCGTCACCGTCCAGGAAGAGACCGGCTAG
- a CDS encoding methyltransferase domain-containing protein: MDETPLDASWEREAENWVRWVRRPGHDSYWYYRSSFFDEIVPSPGRRTLEIGCGEGRVARDLKARGHRGVAIDSSPTLLRYAREADPDGTYELADAAHLPFADTSFDLVVAYNVLMDIADMRGAVREAARVLEPGGHLCISVTHPLNDAGTFESEEPDAPFVIRGSYFGRRPFEGHFERDGLQMTFRGWMYAFEDYWRALEAAGFVVERLREPIATDDAVDRQPAYRRWTRLPLFLQLRAEKP, translated from the coding sequence GTGGACGAGACCCCGTTGGACGCGAGCTGGGAACGTGAGGCGGAAAACTGGGTGCGCTGGGTGCGCCGACCGGGCCACGATTCCTACTGGTACTACCGGTCGTCGTTCTTCGACGAGATCGTGCCATCGCCAGGGCGGCGGACCCTCGAGATTGGTTGCGGCGAGGGTCGTGTGGCCCGCGACTTAAAGGCTCGCGGGCACCGGGGCGTGGCGATCGATAGCTCGCCCACGCTGCTGCGCTACGCCAGGGAAGCCGACCCCGACGGCACCTACGAGCTGGCCGACGCCGCCCACTTGCCGTTTGCCGACACCAGCTTCGACCTCGTGGTCGCCTACAACGTGCTGATGGACATCGCCGATATGCGGGGGGCGGTTCGCGAGGCCGCTCGTGTGCTGGAGCCTGGTGGACATCTATGTATCAGCGTCACGCATCCGCTGAACGACGCCGGCACCTTCGAGTCCGAAGAGCCGGACGCGCCCTTCGTCATCCGCGGCTCGTATTTTGGCCGCCGGCCATTCGAGGGTCACTTCGAGCGAGATGGCCTCCAGATGACATTCCGCGGATGGATGTACGCATTCGAGGACTACTGGCGCGCGCTCGAGGCCGCCGGTTTCGTCGTCGAGCGCCTCCGTGAGCCCATCGCGACCGATGACGCGGTTGACAGGCAGCCAGCGTATCGCCGCTGGACGCGCCTGCCCCTGTTCTTGCAGCTCCGAGCCGAAAAACCCTAG
- the tatC gene encoding twin-arginine translocase subunit TatC — MAKPSIVPAEEERRMTVIEHLEELRRVLIISLIAWGVATAIGFAISQPVLGILLGPVHKVIGNQRLIYPGPIDGFLLFFKIGIFTGFILSSPIIIWQVWTFVAPGLHRNERRFAVGFVGSAVVLFAMGIGFAFFALPIALRFLTGIGSSELQYLPFADKYVNFVLILIAIFGVTFELPLAMTMLGLTGIVSTAFLKRNRLKFWLGIFVGANMVTPGVDPFTPLLLTLPLIILFEISILVIRALRR; from the coding sequence ATGGCCAAGCCCAGCATCGTTCCGGCGGAAGAAGAGCGGCGGATGACGGTCATCGAGCACCTCGAGGAACTGCGGCGCGTCCTGATCATCTCGCTGATCGCCTGGGGCGTCGCCACCGCGATCGGGTTCGCGATCTCTCAGCCGGTGCTCGGGATCCTGCTGGGACCGGTGCACAAGGTGATCGGCAACCAGAGGCTGATCTACCCGGGTCCGATCGACGGGTTCCTGCTCTTCTTCAAGATCGGAATCTTCACCGGGTTCATCTTGAGCAGTCCGATCATCATCTGGCAGGTATGGACCTTTGTGGCTCCTGGCCTTCATCGCAACGAGCGGCGCTTCGCCGTGGGCTTCGTGGGCTCGGCGGTCGTGCTCTTCGCGATGGGCATCGGCTTCGCCTTCTTCGCCCTGCCCATCGCCCTGAGGTTCTTGACCGGGATCGGCAGTTCCGAGCTCCAGTACCTGCCCTTTGCCGACAAGTACGTCAACTTCGTGCTGATCCTCATCGCCATTTTCGGCGTCACCTTCGAGCTGCCGCTCGCGATGACGATGCTCGGCCTCACCGGGATCGTCAGCACCGCGTTCCTGAAGCGCAACCGCCTCAAGTTCTGGCTCGGGATCTTCGTCGGGGCGAACATGGTGACGCCAGGGGTCGATCCCTTCACTCCGCTGCTGCTCACCCTTCCGCTGATCATCCTTTTCGAAATCAGCATTCTCGTCATCCGCGCTCTGCGAAGATAG
- a CDS encoding proline dehydrogenase family protein — protein MAGDHLDDAVRVVTDINRRGWSASLDHLGENVTEEKAARVATEDYLAAFERIATARLNANVSVKLTQLGLDISADLCRELLLRILERAQQLDNFVRIDMEGSAYTQRTLDLVLALHERYPNCGVVLQSYLYRTVDDIARVNAAKVRVRLVKGAYKEPAEVAFAKKADVDAKFATEMQQLLLHGVYPAIATHDDRLIEATTQFAREREIAMDRFEFQMLYGIRRDLQDRLLREGYRVRIYVPYGTEWYPYLMRRLAERPANLLFIVRSLIRERRAA, from the coding sequence GTGGCGGGGGATCATCTGGACGACGCCGTCCGCGTGGTGACCGACATCAACCGTCGCGGCTGGTCGGCGAGCCTCGATCATCTCGGCGAGAACGTCACGGAAGAGAAAGCCGCTCGCGTGGCGACCGAGGATTACCTCGCGGCCTTCGAACGGATCGCGACAGCACGGCTGAACGCAAACGTTTCGGTCAAGCTCACGCAACTCGGGCTCGACATCTCGGCCGACCTGTGTCGGGAGCTCCTGTTACGGATCCTCGAGCGTGCGCAGCAACTCGACAACTTCGTCCGGATCGACATGGAAGGCTCCGCCTACACGCAGCGCACGCTCGACCTGGTGCTGGCGCTGCACGAGCGCTATCCCAACTGCGGCGTCGTGCTGCAGAGCTACCTCTATCGCACCGTGGACGACATCGCCCGGGTGAATGCGGCGAAGGTCCGAGTGCGGCTGGTCAAGGGTGCCTACAAGGAGCCGGCCGAGGTGGCGTTTGCGAAGAAGGCCGATGTCGACGCGAAATTTGCGACCGAGATGCAGCAGTTGCTCCTCCATGGTGTCTATCCCGCGATCGCCACTCACGACGACCGATTGATCGAGGCGACTACGCAATTCGCGCGCGAGCGTGAGATTGCCATGGACCGCTTCGAGTTCCAGATGCTCTACGGCATCCGTCGGGATCTACAGGACCGGCTGTTGCGGGAAGGGTATCGCGTCCGGATTTATGTGCCGTACGGGACCGAGTGGTATCCGTACCTGATGCGGCGGCTGGCGGAACGTCCGGCCAACCTACTGTTTATCGTCCGCAGCCTGATCCGGGAGCGCCGGGCCGCCTGA
- the murI gene encoding glutamate racemase, whose protein sequence is MSDPRPIGVFDSGVGGLTVLRELQRQLPNESTIYFADLGHFPYGPRYQAQVRTFALNIIRFLEKLDVKLVVIACNTATAAALNTAREVFDIPIIGVITPGAEAAVAATKNKRVGVISTEGTMQSQEYLHAIREANPTIGVLPKAAPQLVDLVEAGKADAPETETVLREALSDILDYHADTLILGCTHYPMLKPLIRKITGDRMTVVDSAETTAARVKRVLGKNGLDSAPGETARHQIYVTGSPDRFAAVARVLFGQDLPPITTVRLELVEEISGREGAA, encoded by the coding sequence ATGAGTGACCCGCGGCCCATCGGCGTCTTCGACTCAGGCGTCGGCGGCCTCACGGTGCTGCGCGAGCTGCAGCGGCAGCTACCGAATGAATCCACGATTTATTTCGCGGATCTCGGCCATTTTCCCTACGGGCCCCGCTACCAGGCGCAGGTGCGGACCTTTGCCCTGAACATCATTCGCTTTCTAGAAAAGCTCGACGTCAAGCTGGTCGTGATCGCCTGCAACACCGCCACCGCCGCGGCGCTGAACACTGCCCGCGAGGTCTTCGACATCCCGATCATCGGCGTCATCACCCCGGGCGCCGAAGCCGCGGTTGCCGCGACAAAGAACAAGCGCGTGGGCGTGATCTCGACGGAGGGCACGATGCAGAGCCAGGAGTATCTGCACGCGATCCGCGAGGCGAACCCCACCATCGGCGTCCTGCCCAAGGCCGCCCCGCAGCTCGTCGACCTGGTGGAAGCGGGCAAGGCCGATGCTCCCGAGACCGAGACCGTGCTGCGCGAGGCCCTGAGCGACATCCTCGACTACCACGCCGACACGCTGATCCTCGGGTGCACGCACTATCCGATGCTCAAACCACTGATCCGCAAAATCACGGGGGATAGGATGACCGTGGTCGATTCCGCCGAGACAACGGCGGCGCGTGTCAAGCGCGTGCTCGGTAAGAACGGGCTCGACTCGGCCCCGGGCGAGACCGCCCGGCACCAGATCTACGTCACCGGCTCGCCTGACCGGTTTGCGGCCGTGGCGCGCGTCCTGTTCGGGCAGGACCTCCCGCCGATCACGACGGTCCGGCTCGAGCTCGTCGAAGAAATCAGCGGCCGGGAGGGGGCAGCGTGA
- the rph gene encoding ribonuclease PH, translating into MAQTRPDGRRVDQLRPVKIETGVNLYAEGSALINMGDTRVLCTASWDDKPPPHKKGTGEGWVTAEYSMLPRATQTRTAREARTGRVDGRSQEIQRLIGRALRAAIDMPLMGERTIVVDCDVLQADGGTRTASITGGFVALHLALQKAVERNLLRVLPIRQFVSAVSVGIVQGQPRLDLNYLEDFAAQTDMNCVLAEDGRFIEIQGTAEQEPFKPEEMDQMLKLAIKGAAELVEAQKKALKLR; encoded by the coding sequence TTGGCTCAGACGCGACCTGACGGCCGGAGGGTGGATCAACTCCGGCCGGTAAAGATCGAGACCGGCGTCAACCTCTATGCCGAAGGCTCGGCGCTCATCAACATGGGCGACACGCGCGTGCTCTGCACCGCGAGCTGGGACGACAAGCCGCCACCGCACAAGAAGGGGACCGGTGAAGGCTGGGTCACCGCCGAGTACTCAATGTTGCCGCGGGCGACGCAGACACGGACCGCGCGCGAAGCGCGGACCGGACGGGTCGACGGGCGCAGCCAGGAGATCCAGCGCCTGATCGGCCGCGCGCTGAGAGCCGCGATCGACATGCCGCTGATGGGCGAACGCACCATCGTCGTGGACTGCGATGTGCTGCAGGCCGACGGTGGGACGCGGACCGCCTCGATTACGGGGGGATTCGTCGCCCTTCACCTCGCGCTACAGAAGGCGGTCGAGCGCAATCTGCTGCGCGTCCTTCCAATCCGTCAGTTCGTCTCGGCGGTCAGCGTCGGGATCGTCCAGGGCCAGCCTCGGTTGGACCTCAATTACCTCGAAGACTTCGCCGCCCAGACCGACATGAACTGTGTGCTCGCGGAGGATGGCCGCTTCATCGAGATCCAGGGCACCGCCGAGCAGGAGCCCTTCAAACCGGAAGAGATGGACCAGATGCTCAAGCTCGCGATCAAGGGCGCCGCCGAGCTGGTCGAGGCCCAGAAGAAGGCGCTGAAACTGCGCTGA
- a CDS encoding polyprenyl synthetase family protein codes for MSATMTGTDFITPIRTELEDFERRLHDTVRADLGPVADAMEQILEAGGKRLRPALVFLAAGFGRPKGLNDVFRAAMAIEFIHNATLIHDDLIDGAPTRRGLRTIHESLGPNPAIIIGDYYFAKGANLMSQIGNPSIDALLSQTVMTICFGEMLQLTSQRRYDQSLEEYYAKIERKTAVLLAASTYCGAVLGGLEEAQVEAMRRFGHLLGMSFQIADDVLDYLATEEEVGKPVGNDLKQGTVTLPLMLARHDPAVDGRLDAILEKATLQDADYAEVVRIVRGSRGIEESYGYAKAFGDKARAELQAFPPSPYRDAFESLTHYVIRRRS; via the coding sequence GTGAGTGCCACCATGACCGGGACCGACTTCATCACACCGATCCGCACCGAGCTCGAGGATTTCGAGCGGCGGCTGCACGACACCGTCCGCGCCGATCTCGGCCCGGTTGCCGACGCGATGGAGCAGATCCTCGAGGCCGGCGGCAAGCGGCTGCGGCCCGCGCTGGTCTTCCTGGCGGCCGGTTTTGGCCGTCCCAAGGGCCTGAACGACGTGTTTCGGGCGGCGATGGCGATCGAGTTCATTCACAATGCCACGCTGATCCACGACGACTTGATCGACGGCGCGCCGACCCGCCGGGGGCTGCGGACGATCCACGAATCGCTCGGCCCGAATCCGGCGATCATCATCGGCGACTACTACTTTGCCAAGGGCGCGAACCTGATGTCGCAGATCGGCAACCCCAGCATCGACGCCTTGCTCTCGCAGACGGTGATGACGATCTGCTTCGGTGAGATGCTGCAGCTCACCAGCCAGCGCCGTTACGACCAATCGCTTGAGGAGTACTACGCCAAGATCGAACGGAAGACGGCGGTGCTGCTGGCGGCGTCGACCTACTGTGGCGCTGTGCTCGGTGGCCTCGAGGAGGCGCAGGTGGAGGCGATGCGGCGCTTCGGTCATCTGCTCGGGATGTCGTTCCAGATCGCCGACGACGTGTTGGATTACCTCGCAACTGAAGAGGAGGTCGGCAAACCGGTTGGCAACGACCTGAAGCAGGGGACGGTGACGCTCCCGCTGATGCTCGCCCGTCATGATCCCGCCGTCGATGGCCGGCTGGACGCCATTCTGGAGAAAGCGACGCTGCAGGACGCCGACTACGCCGAGGTGGTCCGGATCGTGCGCGGATCGCGCGGCATCGAGGAGTCGTACGGCTATGCGAAGGCCTTCGGCGACAAGGCGCGGGCCGAGTTGCAAGCCTTCCCGCCTTCCCCGTATCGCGATGCCTTCGAATCGCTCACGCACTACGTGATCCGGCGCCGCAGCTAG
- the hemB gene encoding porphobilinogen synthase, whose product MTFPTQRPRRLRSRPALRRLARETRIAPDDLIYPLFVRDAIDEPRPIEAMPGHYQHTLESLTREAEAALKVGVRSFVLFGIPAQKDAQGSQAWAEDGISQRGLRQLRDAFGADVLLIADLCLCEYTDHGHCGVLEGETVANDPTLELYQRIALAQAAAGADVIAPSGMMDGQVAAVRSALDHGGFPDRAILAYAAKYASAFYGPFREAAGSAPRVGDRRGYQMDPANAREAVREARLDVGEGADVVMVKPALAYLDVIRAVADATEVPVAAYNVSGEYSMVKAAAANGWIDERRVLREILLGIRRAGAQMILTYHAKQVAADIPCWDEMG is encoded by the coding sequence ATGACCTTTCCTACGCAACGTCCCCGCCGATTGCGGTCGAGGCCAGCGCTTCGCCGGCTCGCCCGGGAGACCCGAATCGCGCCGGATGATCTGATCTATCCACTGTTCGTGCGCGACGCGATCGACGAGCCGCGCCCGATCGAGGCGATGCCTGGACATTATCAGCACACGCTCGAGTCCCTGACGCGCGAGGCGGAGGCTGCGCTCAAGGTTGGCGTGCGCAGCTTCGTGCTCTTTGGCATCCCGGCGCAGAAGGATGCGCAGGGCTCGCAGGCATGGGCGGAGGACGGCATCAGCCAGCGCGGGCTGCGCCAGCTACGGGATGCCTTCGGTGCGGACGTGCTGCTGATTGCGGACCTCTGTCTGTGCGAGTACACCGACCACGGGCATTGCGGCGTGCTCGAGGGGGAGACCGTCGCCAATGATCCGACGCTCGAGCTCTACCAGCGGATCGCGCTCGCCCAGGCGGCTGCCGGCGCTGACGTGATTGCCCCCTCCGGCATGATGGACGGCCAGGTCGCGGCGGTCCGATCGGCCCTCGACCACGGGGGCTTTCCCGACCGGGCGATCCTCGCCTATGCCGCTAAGTACGCCTCGGCGTTCTACGGGCCGTTCCGCGAGGCGGCCGGATCGGCGCCCCGCGTGGGCGACCGGCGCGGCTATCAGATGGACCCCGCCAATGCGCGCGAGGCCGTCCGCGAGGCGCGCCTAGATGTCGGAGAGGGCGCCGACGTCGTGATGGTCAAGCCCGCGCTTGCGTACCTCGACGTCATCCGCGCGGTCGCGGACGCAACCGAGGTCCCCGTCGCCGCCTACAACGTCAGCGGCGAATACAGCATGGTCAAGGCCGCCGCGGCAAACGGCTGGATCGACGAACGTCGCGTGCTGAGGGAGATCCTGCTCGGGATCCGGCGCGCCGGTGCGCAGATGATCCTCACCTACCACGCGAAGCAAGTGGCAGCCGACATTCCGTGCTGGGACGAGATGGGATGA
- a CDS encoding non-canonical purine NTP pyrophosphatase — MNRLLLATTNEGKLKELRALLAELPMELVTPAEAGITLDVAEDGASYLENAQKKAEAGRRLSGLPTLADDSGLEVPLLDGRPGVDSAYFAGADHKGDGPALVAALLKALGRAATTSPPAYFRSAAVLALPDGRVFTGEGVLAGTIAAEPRGTHGFGFDPIFQLPDGRRLAELSTDEKNLLSHRARALSALEVHGAFDAALSAPGPR, encoded by the coding sequence CTGAACCGGCTGCTGCTCGCCACGACCAACGAAGGAAAGCTCAAAGAACTTCGCGCGCTGCTGGCCGAACTCCCGATGGAGCTGGTCACACCCGCTGAGGCCGGGATCACCCTCGATGTCGCGGAGGACGGCGCCAGCTACCTCGAGAACGCCCAAAAGAAAGCCGAGGCGGGCCGGCGCCTGAGCGGGCTCCCAACCCTGGCAGACGATTCAGGATTGGAGGTTCCCCTGCTCGATGGTCGGCCGGGCGTCGACTCGGCATATTTCGCCGGCGCCGACCACAAGGGCGACGGTCCCGCCCTCGTCGCCGCGTTGCTGAAAGCCCTCGGAAGGGCGGCGACCACCTCGCCGCCGGCGTACTTCCGCAGCGCGGCCGTGCTCGCGCTGCCCGACGGGAGGGTCTTTACCGGCGAAGGCGTCCTCGCCGGCACGATTGCCGCCGAGCCGCGCGGCACGCACGGCTTTGGCTTCGACCCGATCTTCCAGCTACCGGACGGTCGCCGGCTGGCAGAACTGTCGACCGACGAAAAAAACCTTTTGAGCCATCGCGCACGGGCGTTGAGCGCGCTGGAGGTGCACGGCGCGTTCGACGCAGCGCTGTCTGCGCCAGGACCCCGTTGA
- a CDS encoding twin-arginine translocase TatA/TatE family subunit: MPGLFGHWYILVLILVIVLIVYGPGKLPEVGGAIGKAMREFRKTSSDIQEEFKKSATPDSTTEPHATGGPAPDVKPATDVKSPTDSKV; the protein is encoded by the coding sequence ATGCCTGGACTTTTCGGTCACTGGTACATCCTCGTTCTCATCCTGGTGATCGTGCTGATCGTCTACGGACCTGGAAAGCTCCCCGAGGTTGGAGGCGCAATTGGGAAGGCGATGCGTGAATTCCGCAAGACCTCGAGCGACATCCAGGAAGAGTTCAAGAAGAGCGCGACGCCGGACTCGACCACTGAACCGCACGCCACGGGCGGGCCGGCCCCTGACGTCAAACCGGCCACCGACGTAAAGTCGCCGACCGACAGCAAGGTCTGA